The following coding sequences are from one Gadus macrocephalus chromosome 3, ASM3116895v1 window:
- the LOC132453695 gene encoding ladderlectin-like, producing the protein MRGLLALVLLGGVLAVGAAPGARNTSALTRPAGTRAERINFCLDGWDNFRGDCFYLENNPASWGTAERLCAEREGSLASAHSAVEYNYLQRLAQTGGHTFAWLGGYHFLGEWRWEGGSPFDYVNTESDVSPSENQCLIINTEGNKGWSNHHCNTFFPYICEMRSSC; encoded by the exons ATGAGGGGTCTTCTCGCCCTAGTTCTCCTCGGGGGGGTGCTGGCCGTCGGAGCGGCTCCAG GAGCACGCAACACTTCAGCTCTGACCAGGCCAGCTGGGACTCGTGCAG AGCGGATCAACTTCTGCCTGGACGGCTGGGACAATTTCCGTGGTGACTGTTTCTACCTGGAGAACAATCCTGCAAGCTGGGGCACAGCAGAG AGACTATGTGCAGAGCGGGAGGGCAGCCTGGCATCGGCCCACAGCGCCGTGGAGTACAACTACCTGCAGCGCCTGGCCCAGACAGGAGGCCACACCTTCGCCTGGCTGGGGGGATACCACTTCCTG ggtgagTGGCGGTGGGAGGGCGGAAGTCCCTTCGACTATGTCAATACGGAGTCCGACGTCTCCCCCAGCGAAAACCAGTGTCTCATCATCAACACGGAAG GGAACAAGGGATGGTCCAACCACCACTGCAACACCTTCTTCCCCTACATCTGTGAGATGAGATCCAGCTGCTAG